One window from the genome of Dermacentor silvarum isolate Dsil-2018 chromosome 7, BIME_Dsil_1.4, whole genome shotgun sequence encodes:
- the LOC119457892 gene encoding scaffold protein salvador has translation MLSKKKDLKYLRDGVAGKYVKKETPPHVPVVNTWTTANHRQNQRSSEEAQEQSASEPASLAQKCARACQNRAGQQSLSVPQGASGNAKEHNAPLGPFLRSASPVPVGQHSHLSTASSSTAGGGASLGVPDQSSASSSPKARHAASSTVGGVSVSVAAARPIATVPQLVPQQVVLVSPQGQAHGTHVYANPYVSQRPSFAHESPMHLHKGSTGPFFEDSQHQQQQPLPSPSSMMIGAAGGMPEDRLALDSALQDNYYHQMEENYQIQLYHQQKRQQYAQQSHNQLSLHPAEHHQPLHSPGPPHITRVSVNAGGSSPVSSSSSVSSQHQLPSPVSISATTVVTYTPGIFSSSQLLPTAITSAAAALPIPSGHLAVSAAAVATTASPTSSHPQLLSLAPQNVSSAGGSNTSLQRFPNSGGGSQPRLAAKNAEELPLPPGWTVDYTMRGRRYYIDHNTKTTHWSHPYEKEGLPTGWERVDSPDHGVYYVNHITKQAQYEHPCATQYGQSGSSPPMGHLPPPQHTNFHQHSVLVPANPYLTEEIPKWLYIYSRAPQESDHKLKWNLFRLPELECFQAILNRLHRQELEEVVMSYEVKRLAIAKEMERRHALELAKGRKASTKL, from the exons TGGTAAACACCTGGACCACCGCAAACCACCGCCAGAACCAGCGATCGTCCGAAGAGGCGCAAGAGCAGTCTGCGTCGGAGCCTGCCAGCTTGGCTCAGAAATGTGCCCGAGCCTGTCAGAATCGGGCAGGCCAACAGAGCCTCTCGGTGCCACAGGGTGCTTCCGGAAATGCCAAAGAGCACAACGCTCCGTTGGGACCATTTCTAAGGTCCGCGTCTCCGGTTCCTGTTGGGCAGCATTCGCATTTGAGCACAGCATCGTCGTCGACAGCCGGGGGTGGTGCGTCCCTGGGCGTGCCCGATCAAAGCTCAGCCAGCTCATCGCCGAAGGCAAGGCACGCAGCATCCAGCACTGTTGG GGGTGTGAGTGTCAGCGTGGCGGCAGCGAGACCCATCGCCACGGTGCCTCAGCTGGTGCCGCAGCAGGTGGTGCTCGTCTCTCCACAGGGTCAGGCACATGGAACCCACGTGTACGCCAATCCTTACGTCTCGCAGCGGCCATCGTTCGCCCATGAGTCGCCCATGCATCTACACAAGGGCTCCACTGGCCCATTCTTTGAAG ATTCTCAACACCAACAGCAGCAGcctctgccgtcaccgtcgtcgatGATGATCGGGGCAGCGGGGGGGATGCCAGAAGACCGGCTGGCCCTGGACTCGGCATTGCAGGACAACTACTACCACCAAATGGAGGAGAACTACCAGATCCAGCTGTACCACCAGCAGAAGCGGCAGCAGTACGCACAGCAGAGCCACAACCAGCTGTCGCTTCATCCCGCTGAGCACCACCAACCTCTTCACAGCCCGGGCCCGCCGCACATCACTCGGGTGTCCG TGAACGCCGGAGGCTCCAGCCcagtgagcagcagcagcagcgtgagCAGCCAGCATCAGCTCCCATCGCCGGTGTCGATATCAGCCACCACGGTGGTCACGTACACCCCGGGCATCTTCAGCTCCAGCCAACTCCTGCCCACCGCCATCACAAGTGCCGCCGCCGCACTTCCTATCCCGAGCGGTCACCTCGCCGTCTCGGCCGCCGCCGTGGCGACGACTGCGTCTCCCACGTCCAGTCATCCGCAGCTTCTCAGCCTCGCACCGCAGAACGTGTCCTCTGCTGGCGGCAGCAATACATCTTTGCAGAG GTTTCCAAACAGCGGCGGAGGCTCGCAGCCGCGACTGGCGGCCAAGAACGCAGAGGAGCTGCCCCTGCCGCCAGGTTGGACCGTGGACTACACAATGCGCGGTCGACGCTACTACATAGACCACAACACCAAGACCACCCACTGGAGCCACCCTTACGAGAAAGAGGGGCTGCCCACCGGCTGGGAGCGCGTTGATTCTCCCGACCACGGTGTCTATTACGTCAA CCACATCACCAAGCAGGCACAGTACGAGCACCCGTGCGCCACCCAGTACGGACAGAGCGGCAGCTCGCCCCCCATGGGCCACCTGCCACCTCCCCAGCACACAAACTTCCACCAGCACAGCGTGCTGGTACCAGCCAACCCTTACCTCACAGAAG AGATCCCAAAGTGGCTCTACATCTACTCAAGGGCACCTCAGGAGTCTGACCACAAGCTGAAG TGGAACCTGTTCCGGCTGCCGGAGCTGGAATGCTTCCAGGCCATCCTGAACCGGTTGCACCGGCAAGAGTTGGAGGAGGTGGTCATGAGCTATGAGGTAAAGCGTCTGGCCATAGCCAAGGAGATGGAGCGGCGCCATGCGCTTGAGCTGGCCAAAGGCCGCAAGGCCTCCACCAAG TTATGA